In Paraburkholderia aromaticivorans, a single window of DNA contains:
- a CDS encoding 3-(methylthio)propionyl-CoA ligase codes for MTTPLHGQMMDVPLTVSSLLAHASRHFGTTEIVSKRIEGDVHRYTYRDCEKRAKQLAQALIALGVEAGDRIGTLAWNGYRHLETYYGTTGFGAVCHTINPRLFPDQIAWIINDADDRYILFDTTFAQLIDRLAQRCPRVRGWIVLTDDEHLPAMRSPTPLVSYETLLEPHDGTFDWPLLDERQASYLCYTSGTTGNPKGALYSHRSTVLHAFGASLPDAMGLSSRDSVLPVVPMFHVNAWGIPHAAPLTGAKLVFPGNHLDGESLFELMETERVTCSNGVPTVWLGLLHYMKEAGVRFSSLQRTGIGGSTCPPAMLRTFQDEYGVEAIHGWGMTEMSPIGTLATLNWDQSQRPPEEQRRLREKQGHVIYGVDMKIVGDDGRDLPWDGVAFGELHVRGPWVIERYFQKDDSPLVNGWFPTGDVATIDRDGFMRITDRCKDVIKSGGEWISSIEVENLAMANPAVAEAACIACAHPKWSQRPLLVVVKHKDVEVTCDELLAFYEGKVAKWWIPDDIVFVNELPHTATGKLNKLKLRELFRDHVLPLQREVPNCPHSKRGAAGSGSTPAPE; via the coding sequence ATGACGACACCTCTCCACGGACAGATGATGGACGTGCCACTGACGGTCTCTTCGCTGCTGGCACATGCGTCACGCCACTTCGGCACGACGGAGATCGTGTCGAAGCGTATCGAGGGCGACGTACATCGCTACACATACCGCGACTGCGAAAAGCGCGCGAAGCAGCTCGCGCAGGCGCTGATCGCGCTGGGTGTCGAGGCAGGCGACCGGATCGGCACGCTCGCCTGGAACGGCTACCGGCATCTGGAAACCTACTACGGCACGACGGGCTTCGGCGCCGTGTGCCATACCATCAACCCCCGGCTCTTCCCCGACCAGATCGCGTGGATCATCAACGATGCCGATGACAGGTACATCCTGTTTGATACGACGTTCGCGCAGCTGATCGATCGCCTCGCGCAGCGCTGTCCGAGGGTGCGCGGCTGGATTGTTCTCACTGACGACGAGCATCTGCCGGCAATGCGATCACCCACGCCACTGGTCAGCTACGAGACGTTGCTCGAACCGCACGACGGCACATTCGACTGGCCGCTCCTTGACGAGCGCCAGGCATCGTACCTTTGCTACACCTCCGGCACGACAGGCAATCCAAAGGGTGCGCTGTACTCGCATCGCTCGACGGTGCTGCACGCGTTCGGGGCGTCGTTGCCCGATGCGATGGGCCTGTCCTCGCGCGACTCGGTACTGCCCGTCGTTCCGATGTTTCATGTAAACGCCTGGGGCATCCCGCATGCCGCGCCGCTCACGGGCGCGAAGCTCGTCTTTCCAGGCAACCATCTTGACGGAGAATCCCTGTTCGAACTGATGGAGACGGAGCGCGTTACCTGTTCCAACGGCGTGCCGACCGTCTGGCTTGGCCTGCTCCACTACATGAAGGAAGCGGGCGTGCGGTTTTCGTCATTGCAACGCACCGGGATCGGCGGGTCCACTTGCCCGCCGGCGATGCTGCGCACGTTCCAGGATGAATACGGAGTCGAGGCCATTCACGGCTGGGGCATGACCGAGATGTCGCCGATCGGGACCCTTGCGACGCTCAACTGGGACCAGTCACAGCGGCCGCCGGAAGAGCAGCGCCGGCTGCGCGAAAAGCAGGGGCATGTAATCTACGGGGTCGACATGAAGATCGTTGGCGACGATGGGCGCGATTTGCCGTGGGACGGCGTCGCGTTCGGCGAACTGCACGTGCGCGGTCCGTGGGTGATCGAGCGGTATTTCCAGAAGGATGACTCGCCGCTCGTCAACGGCTGGTTCCCAACCGGCGACGTGGCCACGATCGACCGGGACGGATTCATGCGTATAACCGACCGCTGCAAGGATGTCATCAAGTCGGGGGGCGAGTGGATCAGTTCGATCGAGGTCGAGAACCTGGCGATGGCGAATCCGGCCGTCGCAGAGGCGGCCTGCATCGCCTGCGCGCATCCGAAGTGGTCCCAGCGGCCGCTGCTCGTCGTCGTCAAACACAAGGACGTGGAGGTCACGTGCGATGAACTGCTCGCGTTCTACGAGGGAAAGGTCGCCAAATGGTGGATCCCGGATGACATTGTCTTCGTCAACGAATTGCCGCACACCGCAACTGGCAAGCTGAACAAGCTAAAGCTGCGCGAGCTGTTCCGCGACCACGTATTGCCGTTGCAACGCGAAGTCCCGAACTGTCCACACAGCAAGCGGGGAGCGGCGGGCTCTGGATCAACGCCTGCGCCAGAATGA
- a CDS encoding sensor histidine kinase, which yields MRLADFISRDMEAILAQWEAFAATLLPAAANIESLGLRDHAQQILEAVAKDLQTSQSREAQRDKSQGRGPRLIDASETAAQTHALLRARAGFNINQLTAEYRALRTSVLRLWMDDCQPEMPDLDDVIRFNEAVDQALAESVTFFSVQVDQSRNLLLGMLGHDMRSPLQAIQLTASYLAALNAGERVSEAAGRLIRSGARMQALLDDLCDYNRTRLGLGINVVPRSVDLANVLADELDELRAVHPGRQIDLQVSGNLRGLWDGQRLQQLLGNLVLNAIKYGAHDAPVRVMVTGDVTHVRIDVSNSGPAIEHAMLARVFDPLVRGADQQSKYDSAGNLGLGLYIASEIAKAHHGAIAARSDETETSFSVLLPRADGTE from the coding sequence ATGCGACTTGCCGACTTTATCTCGCGAGACATGGAGGCGATCCTGGCGCAATGGGAGGCGTTTGCGGCTACCCTCCTGCCGGCGGCGGCAAACATCGAATCATTGGGCTTACGCGATCACGCGCAGCAAATCCTGGAGGCGGTGGCGAAAGACCTGCAAACCTCGCAAAGCAGGGAGGCCCAACGGGACAAATCACAGGGACGAGGCCCCCGGTTGATCGATGCAAGTGAAACTGCCGCGCAAACCCATGCTCTTCTGAGGGCGCGTGCGGGCTTCAATATCAATCAGCTGACCGCCGAATATCGCGCGCTGCGTACGAGCGTGCTTCGCTTGTGGATGGATGATTGTCAACCCGAAATGCCCGATCTGGATGACGTCATTCGCTTTAATGAAGCCGTCGATCAGGCACTGGCCGAGTCGGTCACTTTTTTCAGTGTGCAGGTTGACCAGAGTCGTAACCTGCTGCTTGGCATGCTAGGACACGATATGCGCAGCCCTCTCCAGGCGATCCAGTTGACTGCATCGTATTTGGCCGCGCTGAATGCCGGGGAGCGAGTGTCGGAAGCCGCTGGCCGCCTGATACGTAGCGGGGCCCGGATGCAGGCGTTGCTTGATGACCTGTGTGATTACAATCGGACCCGACTGGGCCTGGGCATCAACGTTGTACCCAGAAGCGTCGATCTGGCGAACGTCCTCGCCGACGAGCTGGACGAGTTGCGCGCAGTGCATCCCGGCAGGCAGATTGACCTGCAGGTGAGTGGTAATTTACGGGGGCTGTGGGACGGCCAGCGGCTGCAACAGTTGCTTGGAAACCTTGTACTTAACGCCATCAAGTATGGGGCGCATGACGCGCCAGTGCGCGTCATGGTGACTGGCGACGTAACGCATGTCCGCATCGACGTTAGCAACAGCGGACCTGCCATCGAGCACGCAATGCTGGCGCGCGTTTTCGATCCTTTGGTGCGGGGCGCGGACCAGCAGAGCAAATACGACAGCGCCGGTAACCTTGGATTGGGTCTGTACATTGCAAGCGAAATCGCGAAAGCTCATCACGGTGCAATCGCAGCGCGGTCCGACGAGACAGAAACCTCATTTTCGGTGTTACTCCCGCGCGCGGACGGAACGGAATAA
- a CDS encoding response regulator yields the protein MATILLVEDEPDLLFVFQIVLEERGHRVRTARNGKEGLDIASRYLPDLIVTDWNMPEMDGEELCERVRLSPALASVPVAVLSARYPPAEKNFLWNAFLLKPVDVETLQLTVARLLVGRLSGTSVKPALCDPAPSRWQPISWRCWP from the coding sequence ATGGCGACTATCCTTCTCGTCGAGGACGAACCTGATCTGCTCTTCGTATTTCAGATCGTGCTGGAGGAGCGTGGCCATCGGGTGCGTACCGCAAGAAATGGCAAAGAGGGGCTCGATATTGCGTCGCGTTATCTTCCAGACCTGATCGTGACCGACTGGAATATGCCCGAAATGGACGGCGAAGAGCTCTGCGAGCGGGTGCGCCTCAGTCCCGCCCTCGCTTCCGTTCCGGTCGCCGTGCTCTCCGCGCGTTATCCCCCTGCCGAAAAAAATTTTCTCTGGAACGCTTTTTTGCTCAAACCGGTAGATGTAGAAACACTGCAGCTTACCGTGGCGCGATTGCTGGTCGGCCGGTTGTCTGGAACGTCGGTCAAACCAGCTTTATGCGACCCCGCGCCGTCCAGATGGCAGCCGATTTCGTGGCGATGCTGGCCTTGA
- a CDS encoding HAD hydrolase-like protein: MTKAAVFDVDGTLVDSGDLHASAWQEAFTRFGREVTIEQARSHIGKGGDQLLPVILTATQQQAFDIREGASFHDAPAGWHECRMNRATRPFVGWFAQVLAMRSCGCQLLGLTAGTGAVVYLFWRQQAQVMLDIGWQCLPCAAISPCICQSLRSESRAPTYGCDAIS; the protein is encoded by the coding sequence ATGACGAAGGCCGCTGTTTTCGATGTTGACGGGACGCTCGTCGATTCCGGCGATTTGCATGCAAGCGCATGGCAGGAGGCATTCACTAGGTTCGGGCGCGAGGTTACGATCGAACAGGCGCGAAGCCACATCGGTAAGGGCGGGGACCAACTGCTCCCGGTTATCCTGACTGCGACCCAGCAACAGGCATTCGACATAAGAGAAGGTGCGAGTTTTCATGATGCCCCTGCTGGTTGGCACGAGTGCCGCATGAACCGGGCCACCAGACCGTTCGTCGGTTGGTTTGCGCAAGTTCTCGCCATGCGTTCTTGCGGCTGCCAGCTATTAGGTCTTACGGCCGGTACCGGAGCCGTCGTGTATCTGTTCTGGCGGCAACAGGCACAAGTCATGCTGGATATCGGTTGGCAGTGTCTGCCATGCGCGGCAATATCGCCTTGCATATGCCAGAGCTTGCGCTCTGAGAGCCGGGCGCCCACGTATGGGTGTGACGCAATCTCCTGA
- a CDS encoding manganese catalase family protein has translation MFIHNKRLQYTVRVAAPNPGLANLLLEQFGGPQGELGAACRYFTQAVGEDDPGRKDLLFDIATEELSHLEIVGSIVAMLNKSAKGQLAEAVEAEAELYRSMTGGGNDSHTTALLYGGGPALTNSAGVPWSAAYVDTIGDPTADLRSNIAAEARAKIVYERLINVTDDPGIKETLGFLMTREIAHQKSFEKALHSIQPNFPQGKLPGVPEYTSVYYNMSQGDDTPRGPWNEGPEWEFVDSPQPAVDGGDGLATVNVSQRDVKVLQAMAARTASDTSPDPRTGADLGSGQVE, from the coding sequence ATGTTCATTCACAATAAACGTCTGCAGTACACCGTTCGGGTAGCCGCGCCCAATCCCGGCCTTGCCAATCTGCTGCTCGAGCAGTTTGGTGGCCCCCAGGGCGAACTGGGCGCCGCCTGCCGGTACTTCACGCAGGCAGTCGGCGAAGATGATCCAGGTCGTAAGGATCTACTCTTCGATATCGCGACGGAGGAGTTGAGCCACCTTGAGATTGTCGGTTCGATTGTCGCGATGCTCAACAAGAGCGCCAAAGGTCAACTGGCTGAGGCAGTGGAAGCGGAGGCTGAGCTCTATCGGTCAATGACCGGCGGAGGGAACGACTCACATACGACAGCGCTGCTCTATGGCGGTGGTCCTGCATTGACCAATTCGGCGGGCGTGCCGTGGTCTGCCGCGTACGTCGATACGATTGGCGATCCGACTGCGGACCTGCGGTCGAATATTGCGGCTGAAGCGCGTGCAAAGATCGTCTATGAGCGCTTGATTAACGTCACCGACGATCCGGGCATCAAGGAAACGCTCGGCTTTCTGATGACACGCGAAATCGCCCATCAGAAGTCGTTCGAGAAAGCGCTGCATTCGATCCAGCCAAACTTCCCGCAAGGCAAGCTGCCCGGCGTGCCGGAATACACAAGCGTGTATTACAACATGTCGCAGGGCGATGACACGCCGCGTGGTCCATGGAACGAGGGACCGGAATGGGAATTCGTGGACTCCCCACAACCAGCCGTAGATGGCGGCGACGGTCTTGCCACCGTCAATGTGTCGCAACGGGACGTCAAGGTGCTGCAGGCGATGGCTGCGCGCACTGCATCAGACACGTCGCCCGATCCCAGGACGGGCGCTGATCTCGGTTCGGGCCAGGTGGAGTAG
- a CDS encoding glycosyltransferase codes for MLGVVIPAHNEAAYIGSCVRSVIRAAEHPGLAGEEVKIFVVLDSCTDGTGDVASALDAHVLLVETRNVGVARATGAGAALAEGARWLAFTDADTSVARDWLVQQLGCRADAVCGVISVDDWSDHNDAVRENFVATYRDVDGHRHIHGANLGVSAKAYALVKGFQPLASNEDVALVEALIAAGATVAWSAAPRVITSARLDSRAPEGFGAALREVSRRLSTAELIAEAVTEAGK; via the coding sequence ATGCTCGGCGTCGTTATCCCGGCCCATAATGAGGCCGCCTACATAGGCTCCTGTGTGCGGTCGGTCATCCGGGCCGCGGAGCATCCAGGCCTCGCGGGCGAAGAGGTCAAAATCTTTGTGGTGCTCGATAGCTGTACAGACGGAACCGGCGATGTCGCTTCTGCACTTGATGCCCACGTTCTGCTAGTAGAGACCCGCAATGTCGGTGTTGCACGCGCGACGGGGGCCGGCGCCGCGTTGGCTGAAGGCGCGCGTTGGCTTGCATTCACGGACGCTGACACGTCGGTCGCTCGTGACTGGCTGGTTCAGCAGCTAGGATGCCGCGCAGACGCAGTCTGTGGCGTGATCAGTGTGGACGACTGGAGCGATCATAACGATGCCGTCCGCGAGAACTTCGTGGCGACCTACCGGGATGTTGACGGACACCGGCATATCCACGGTGCAAACCTGGGCGTCTCCGCGAAAGCGTACGCGCTCGTGAAAGGCTTCCAGCCCCTCGCTTCGAATGAGGACGTCGCGCTGGTGGAGGCGTTGATTGCCGCCGGTGCGACGGTTGCCTGGAGTGCCGCTCCCCGTGTGATCACCAGTGCGCGGCTGGATTCGCGAGCACCCGAGGGTTTCGGCGCCGCATTGCGCGAAGTTAGCCGCCGACTGTCGACTGCTGAGCTGATAGCGGAGGCGGTGACAGAGGCTGGGAAGTGA
- a CDS encoding alpha/beta fold hydrolase has product MAVGAAADVRGLVLVSGYYYPTARADVAFSAPVAIPVLRYTVSPMSGRLLLKRSVKTMFAPAPMPANFFDVIPREMLLRPVQIRAVAEDATFMIPAAAKLCSRYSDLKMPVSIFAGADDKIVDPEANSVRLHGAVPPSTLVVTPGAGHMVHYAMAGNHRSDCSDDYRPESAVQGWRHPHPRHFF; this is encoded by the coding sequence ATGGCGGTCGGCGCCGCCGCTGATGTACGCGGCCTTGTGCTGGTTTCCGGTTATTACTATCCGACCGCGCGCGCGGACGTCGCGTTCAGTGCGCCGGTGGCAATTCCCGTCTTGCGTTACACCGTGTCACCCATGAGCGGCCGCCTGTTGCTGAAACGCAGCGTGAAAACGATGTTTGCCCCGGCACCCATGCCAGCTAACTTTTTCGATGTTATCCCTCGTGAAATGCTGCTCCGTCCAGTGCAAATCAGGGCCGTGGCCGAGGACGCTACGTTTATGATCCCGGCAGCTGCAAAGTTATGTTCTCGCTATTCCGACCTGAAGATGCCGGTCAGCATCTTTGCCGGCGCGGATGACAAGATCGTCGACCCTGAAGCGAACTCGGTCCGGCTGCACGGCGCAGTGCCTCCGAGCACACTCGTCGTTACGCCCGGGGCGGGGCATATGGTGCATTACGCGATGGCCGGAAATCATCGAAGCGATTGTTCTGATGACTACCGGCCAGAATCGGCAGTCCAGGGCTGGCGACACCCCCATCCACGACACTTCTTCTGA
- a CDS encoding NAD(P)/FAD-dependent oxidoreductase: MFVGGGPAGLTAALYLARYRRTTSVFDSGESRARLIPVACNVPGFPSGISGEAWLASLREQLTPYGPAPEQATVEAIETVRDGFRIDYRPTRGGEEEAVRSVRARCVLLAAGIRDQLPLVPDADEPTRSGLFRLCPICDGYETEGKRIAMLGPAKCALSHAIFMRKFSRDVCVVASDLDALSGAEVDSAAACGVSLISLSRLEAPPCANRAGLFTFSTRYIPLWVAIPGPTCWDFKWSGTTTE; encoded by the coding sequence CTGTTCGTAGGCGGGGGGCCAGCCGGGTTGACCGCGGCACTCTATCTTGCGCGCTATCGCCGAACGACGAGTGTCTTTGACTCGGGCGAAAGTCGCGCGCGGCTGATCCCCGTTGCGTGCAACGTGCCGGGTTTTCCATCGGGCATCAGCGGGGAGGCCTGGCTGGCGAGCCTGCGCGAGCAACTCACGCCGTACGGACCGGCGCCAGAACAAGCCACGGTAGAGGCCATCGAGACTGTCCGCGACGGTTTCCGGATCGACTACCGTCCAACGCGGGGCGGCGAAGAAGAAGCAGTGCGCTCGGTGCGCGCCAGGTGCGTTTTGCTTGCCGCGGGCATACGCGACCAACTGCCGCTCGTGCCCGACGCGGATGAGCCGACACGTTCCGGCCTGTTCCGCCTCTGTCCGATATGCGACGGCTACGAGACCGAAGGCAAGCGCATTGCGATGTTAGGACCGGCAAAATGTGCGTTGTCGCATGCCATTTTTATGCGCAAATTTTCACGCGACGTGTGCGTGGTCGCCTCCGACCTCGACGCGCTATCGGGCGCAGAAGTGGATTCGGCTGCCGCCTGTGGCGTCAGTCTGATTTCGCTATCGAGACTCGAAGCGCCTCCGTGCGCTAACCGGGCGGGTCTGTTCACGTTTTCGACTCGGTATATCCCGTTATGGGTTGCCATCCCCGGACCAACCTGTTGGGACTTTAAGTGGAGCGGGACGACGACGGAATGA
- a CDS encoding formate/nitrite transporter family protein translates to MPASDTGSNSPHLDDGEQQQAAQHASPRALVIHEVVREEGEAAMDRTAGALIMSALAAGLSMGFSFLTQAVIESSLRDTSWRFLIASFGYTVGFVIVILGKQQLFTESTLSAVLPVLTRRDLKTVAKTTRLWGLVLSANIVGTLIFAAILQIPGVFSDDVVKALGALATQPFSGSFMVTVVRAMFAGWLIALMVWLLPSARSARLVTILLITYVVAISKLSHIIAGSVEASYGVMTGAASVRDYLLGFFAPTLLGNMIGGISLVAIINHGSIAAEITDSEPQR, encoded by the coding sequence ATGCCCGCTAGCGATACTGGTTCCAACTCTCCTCATCTCGATGACGGCGAACAGCAACAGGCGGCGCAGCACGCCTCTCCCCGCGCGTTGGTCATTCATGAGGTAGTCAGAGAAGAAGGTGAAGCTGCCATGGACCGAACGGCCGGCGCGCTGATTATGTCCGCGCTCGCCGCTGGGCTGTCGATGGGGTTCTCCTTCCTGACGCAAGCTGTCATCGAAAGTTCTTTGCGCGACACCTCGTGGCGCTTTCTCATCGCTTCTTTTGGCTACACGGTCGGGTTCGTCATCGTCATTCTCGGCAAGCAGCAACTCTTTACGGAAAGCACCTTGAGCGCCGTGCTTCCGGTGCTGACGCGGCGCGACCTGAAGACCGTCGCGAAGACAACCCGGCTTTGGGGACTCGTGCTGTCCGCCAATATCGTCGGAACGCTTATATTCGCGGCAATACTCCAGATTCCAGGCGTGTTTTCCGACGACGTCGTCAAGGCGCTGGGCGCGCTGGCCACGCAGCCGTTTTCCGGCAGCTTCATGGTGACGGTGGTTCGTGCGATGTTTGCCGGTTGGCTCATCGCGCTGATGGTCTGGCTGCTCCCCAGCGCGCGCTCGGCCCGGCTCGTAACGATTCTATTAATCACCTACGTCGTGGCGATCAGCAAGCTGTCACACATCATCGCCGGATCCGTCGAGGCGAGCTACGGCGTGATGACCGGTGCGGCCAGCGTCCGAGACTACCTGCTCGGATTCTTCGCGCCAACCTTGCTCGGCAATATGATCGGCGGTATATCGCTGGTGGCGATAATCAACCACGGGTCTATCGCGGCGGAAATAACGGACTCGGAGCCGCAGCGCTGA
- a CDS encoding transglutaminase-like domain-containing protein, producing MRLRVGYELVYECLQPTPMLLMLNTHYSRAQDMLVPDHINTGPWVPLRQCQDAFGNLCTRLTAPPGVLTLSARGVFEVPPNHELPGSNGYQHAIEELPDECIMFLLGSRYCETDLLSETAWQLFGHTPLGRSRVQAICDFVHNHVRFDYNCARPTKTAWQTWQDGGGVCRDYAHLAVAMCRAMNIPARYCTGYISDVGLLPPYAPMDFCAWFEAYLGNGWETFDPQLWKANLSHATVWSCIELGISSPA from the coding sequence ATGAGACTTCGCGTGGGTTACGAATTGGTGTACGAGTGTCTGCAACCGACGCCAATGCTCTTGATGCTGAACACGCACTATTCCCGTGCACAGGATATGCTCGTTCCGGATCACATCAACACCGGGCCATGGGTGCCGCTGCGGCAATGTCAGGACGCATTCGGCAATCTTTGCACGCGTCTGACGGCGCCGCCAGGCGTGCTAACGCTGTCGGCGCGCGGCGTATTCGAGGTGCCGCCGAATCACGAACTGCCCGGCTCCAACGGCTATCAACATGCGATCGAAGAACTCCCCGACGAATGCATCATGTTCCTGCTCGGCAGCCGCTACTGTGAAACCGATCTGCTCTCCGAGACCGCGTGGCAACTCTTCGGCCATACACCGCTCGGGCGTAGTCGCGTGCAGGCGATTTGCGACTTCGTGCACAACCATGTCCGCTTCGACTACAACTGCGCACGTCCGACGAAAACGGCGTGGCAGACGTGGCAGGACGGTGGGGGTGTCTGCCGCGACTACGCGCACCTTGCAGTCGCGATGTGCCGCGCGATGAACATTCCGGCGCGCTACTGCACGGGTTATATCAGCGATGTGGGTCTTTTACCTCCCTACGCGCCAATGGATTTCTGCGCATGGTTCGAGGCGTATTTAGGCAACGGCTGGGAGACTTTCGACCCGCAGCTATGGAAAGCGAATCTGTCCCACGCTACAGTATGGTCCTGTATTGAGCTCGGAATTTCCAGCCCGGCATGA
- a CDS encoding alpha/beta fold hydrolase has translation MSIAKRNNVQTFGHGPRTLMFAHGFGCDQSMWRYLAPGFQDRYEVILFDLVGSGKSDLSAYDMKKYDSLHGYASDVLEIMDEFAEGPTIFVGHSVSATIGMLVCSQAPGRVRAQIMVGPSPCYINDGDYLGGFTRADIDGLLETLESNYLGWSSTMAPAIMGAPEQPELGVELTNSFCRTDPEIAKHFARVTFLSDHRADVARADAPALILQCSDDLIAPLSVGDYLHRNLPNSSLRIIENVGHCPHLSAPGASAAAIEDFLLRLDG, from the coding sequence ATGAGTATCGCAAAGCGAAACAACGTTCAGACTTTCGGCCATGGTCCCAGGACGCTGATGTTCGCGCACGGCTTTGGCTGCGACCAGAGTATGTGGCGTTATCTTGCTCCCGGATTCCAGGACCGTTACGAAGTCATACTCTTCGATCTTGTCGGTAGCGGCAAGTCGGATCTTTCAGCGTATGACATGAAGAAATACGATTCTCTTCACGGTTATGCCAGTGATGTGCTGGAGATCATGGACGAATTCGCCGAGGGCCCGACAATTTTCGTCGGACACTCGGTCAGCGCGACGATCGGCATGCTTGTCTGCAGTCAAGCGCCCGGGCGCGTTCGTGCGCAGATCATGGTTGGCCCGTCGCCGTGTTACATCAACGACGGCGATTACCTGGGTGGGTTCACGCGCGCGGATATTGACGGCTTGCTAGAAACTCTGGAAAGTAATTATCTCGGATGGTCCAGCACGATGGCTCCCGCCATCATGGGTGCACCGGAACAGCCGGAGCTCGGCGTAGAACTGACCAACAGTTTCTGCCGGACGGACCCGGAGATCGCGAAACACTTCGCCCGCGTCACCTTTCTTTCCGACCATCGCGCCGACGTCGCCAGAGCAGATGCGCCCGCGCTTATCCTGCAATGCAGTGACGACCTGATCGCGCCGCTCTCGGTCGGCGACTACCTGCATCGCAATCTGCCCAACAGTTCGCTGCGCATCATCGAAAACGTAGGGCACTGTCCTCACCTTAGCGCCCCGGGAGCAAGTGCCGCGGCGATCGAGGACTTTCTTCTGCGACTGGATGGTTGA
- a CDS encoding hybrid sensor histidine kinase/response regulator → MVDVQGEGAWPEVSDLFQHAPCGLLVTGVDGTIRRVNATFCNWTGYNEQELVGVRRVSELLTMGGRVFHQTHWAPLLQIQGSAAEVKLDVVHRAGHTVPMLFNAIRRHRNGIVWHELAVMVVNDRHKYEQELLLARNNAQASLALQKATQTALEKSRDQLAEADRRKDEFLATLAHELRNPLAPMLNALELLRLKNFQDEQLNQLHNIFQRQVSHMTHLVDDLLEVSRITQSKLELRTQRLDVANALHDAVESVRPLIQAASHELTITLPAEPIMLDADPVRLSQVVLNLLNNAAKYTPPGGKILLSARQECGHALIAVKDSGIGIPAESLVSVFDLFSQLAPAREHAQGGLGIGLALVRGLVELHGGTITAQSAGLGLGSEFVVRLPVSETGPSVPAAADGVPESPAGGPPLRIVVVDDNKDAADSLAMLLEFNGHDVRTANDGRAGLDLALEVVPDVVMLDIGLPHLSGYEIARRIRRDARCGDVLLIAVSGWGQEKDKAEATSAGFDYHFTKPVDFDRLQAVLNRINSPD, encoded by the coding sequence ATGGTTGACGTGCAGGGAGAGGGCGCCTGGCCAGAAGTGAGCGATCTTTTCCAGCACGCGCCTTGCGGGCTGCTGGTGACCGGCGTGGACGGCACAATCCGACGTGTGAATGCGACTTTCTGCAACTGGACTGGCTATAACGAGCAGGAACTCGTTGGAGTGCGCCGTGTGAGCGAATTGCTAACGATGGGTGGCCGGGTATTCCACCAGACCCACTGGGCGCCGCTGCTCCAGATACAGGGCTCTGCGGCAGAGGTGAAGCTGGACGTGGTCCACCGCGCAGGACATACGGTGCCGATGTTGTTCAATGCGATCCGGAGACATCGCAACGGGATCGTGTGGCATGAACTCGCTGTTATGGTGGTCAACGACAGGCACAAGTACGAACAGGAACTGCTGCTTGCCCGGAATAATGCGCAAGCGTCGCTTGCCTTACAGAAGGCGACACAGACGGCACTCGAAAAAAGTCGAGACCAGCTGGCGGAGGCGGACCGACGAAAGGATGAATTCCTCGCCACGCTGGCCCACGAGCTTCGAAATCCGCTTGCGCCGATGCTCAACGCGCTGGAACTTCTCCGACTTAAAAATTTTCAGGACGAGCAACTCAACCAGCTGCACAACATCTTTCAACGGCAGGTCAGTCATATGACTCATCTGGTCGACGACCTTCTCGAAGTGTCGCGGATCACTCAAAGCAAGCTCGAGCTCCGAACACAGCGACTGGATGTCGCTAATGCGCTGCACGACGCGGTCGAGTCCGTGCGGCCGCTCATCCAGGCCGCATCGCACGAACTTACGATCACACTGCCTGCGGAGCCGATCATGCTGGACGCCGATCCGGTCAGGCTTAGCCAGGTCGTTCTAAATCTGCTGAACAATGCGGCGAAATATACACCTCCCGGCGGAAAAATCCTGCTCAGTGCCCGGCAGGAATGCGGTCATGCGCTGATTGCGGTGAAGGACTCGGGCATCGGCATTCCGGCCGAAAGTCTCGTCAGTGTTTTCGACCTGTTCTCTCAGCTCGCGCCGGCCAGAGAGCACGCGCAGGGCGGCCTTGGGATCGGGCTGGCGCTGGTGCGCGGCCTCGTAGAACTTCATGGCGGAACGATTACTGCTCAGAGCGCAGGGCTGGGTCTGGGAAGCGAATTTGTCGTCCGCCTGCCGGTCTCAGAAACTGGGCCGTCGGTCCCTGCCGCAGCGGACGGCGTGCCGGAGTCTCCCGCCGGTGGCCCCCCTCTGCGGATCGTCGTTGTAGATGACAACAAGGACGCGGCGGATAGTCTGGCCATGCTTCTCGAATTCAATGGGCACGATGTTCGGACTGCGAATGATGGACGCGCTGGCCTCGATCTGGCGTTGGAGGTCGTCCCCGATGTGGTGATGCTGGATATCGGATTACCGCACCTTAGCGGTTATGAGATCGCACGCCGCATACGCCGGGACGCGCGCTGCGGCGACGTTCTTCTGATTGCCGTCTCGGGTTGGGGACAGGAAAAAGACAAAGCGGAGGCCACGTCGGCTGGCTTCGATTATCATTTCACGAAGCCCGTCGACTTCGACCGTCTGCAGGCGGTCCTCAACAGGATCAACTCCCCCGATTGA